A genome region from Mycobacterium florentinum includes the following:
- a CDS encoding crotonase/enoyl-CoA hydratase family protein gives MLDDEGRAVAVADAPANEPTGPDALVEQRGHTLIVTLNRPHARNALSTEMMEIMVQAWDRVDNDDDIRCCILTGAGGYFCAGMDLKAATKKPPGESFKDGSYDPSRIDALLKGRRLTKPLIAAVEGPAIAGGTEILQGTDIRVAGESAKFGISEAKWSLYPMGGSAVRLVRQIPYTVACDLLLTGRHITAAEAKEMGLIGHLVPDGQALTKALEIAELIENNGPLAVQAILRAIRETEGMHENDAFKIDTQIGIKVFLSDDAKEGPRAFAEKRKPNFQNK, from the coding sequence ATGCTCGATGACGAGGGAAGGGCGGTAGCCGTGGCCGACGCACCAGCAAACGAACCAACGGGACCCGACGCGCTGGTTGAGCAGCGCGGTCACACCCTGATCGTCACCCTGAACCGACCGCACGCCCGCAATGCGCTGAGCACCGAAATGATGGAAATCATGGTGCAGGCCTGGGACCGCGTCGACAACGACGACGACATCCGCTGCTGCATCCTGACCGGGGCCGGCGGCTACTTCTGCGCCGGCATGGACCTCAAGGCAGCAACCAAAAAGCCGCCGGGCGAGTCGTTCAAGGACGGCAGCTACGACCCGTCACGCATCGACGCCCTGCTCAAAGGCCGGCGGTTGACCAAACCGCTGATTGCGGCCGTCGAGGGCCCGGCGATCGCCGGCGGCACCGAGATTCTGCAGGGCACCGACATCCGCGTCGCCGGCGAGAGCGCCAAGTTCGGCATCTCCGAGGCCAAGTGGAGCCTCTACCCGATGGGCGGTTCGGCCGTCCGGCTGGTGCGCCAGATCCCCTACACCGTGGCCTGCGACCTGCTGCTGACCGGCCGGCACATCACCGCCGCCGAGGCCAAGGAGATGGGCCTGATCGGGCACCTGGTGCCCGACGGGCAGGCGCTGACCAAGGCGCTCGAGATCGCCGAGCTGATCGAGAACAACGGCCCGCTGGCCGTGCAGGCGATTCTGCGGGCGATCCGCGAGACCGAGGGCATGCACGAGAACGACGCGTTCAAGATCGACACCCAGATCGGCATCAAGGTGTTCTTGTCCGACGACGCCAAGGAAGGCCCGCGAGCCTTCGCCGAGAAGCGCAAGCCCAACTTCCAGAACAAGTAA